CATAAGAGATAAAATACTCAGTATCAAAATATATATTGATGCATCTGTGGCGCGTCAGTTATTGAACTATCATGCCGCACTGGCGAGAAAGCTGGAGCCAGAGAAAAGAATTTTTGAAGGACTTGGCATCCGGGACTCAATGATGGCGAATAATCTGGAGTATATAGTATCCCGTGAGCGTGCAGGGGAAAAGTGCTGGTTTTTGCCCACAATAACCATCTCCAGCGAGGAAAAACACAGTGGCAACTTGGAGCTGACCTGCTGGCATGGTGGTCGGTGGGATCTCACCTCAATGAGGTATTCGGTCCACGCTATGCAGTTATCGGCTCTGCAGTCGGCGTCTCGGATGCAAATGGCATCGGGCAACCTGGAGCCAGGTACTCTTGAAGCGCACCTTACTGCCGCGCCAGGACCAGTACGGTTTATTCCAACTAACAATGGCAGGAGGCTTCCAATCATGGCAACAACAGATTTTCCTGCCCGCTCGGGCAGCATGAACCCTACCTATTTTGCACTAACTCCTCGAAGCCTCACCGACTTCGACTGGCTTGCTGTCCTTGACTCAACCCAATACAGCCGGGGAGGACCGACGCTGAAATAAAATGACTTTAATCTTAGCAGCAATTTGATAGAATATAAAAGTTTTAAAGCGGCCCGGTTTTCAGGGGGGTTTATAAAAATCGGTGTTTATTCAGGTTTTTAAGATAAATAAACTGGTCTTATCAATCAGTCTTACTTTAATTAAGGAGAACAAATTCACAATGAATAAATAGATAGGATAGAAATTATTATACATTGAGCGGGTCCTGAGGAAAGTCAGCCTCTGCAAGCATTGTACTTTACCCTAGGTTCCATTTTTTATTCCAGCTATTCCCCATACTTCCGCAGAACCTGCTCAAAAACTGTTTTTTATGCTTTATTTCTCTGCGTGTCTGTTTCAGACTCCTGCGATCTCGAAGAGCTTTTCCATATCAATGTTCTGCTCAACCACATTTGCGAGCTCTTCGTAAGCATCGTTTTCGCTTATTGCCTCATCTGGTTCGTATTCCAGGCCCTTCTTCTCATAAAGATACCGGACAAGGGCATTTCTTATATTCCTGTTATCAAAAAGCCCGTGAAGGTATGTGCCGATTACGAAACCGTCCTCATCAATAGCTCCATCGTCTCCGAAAACGGTGCGGTTTGAATCCGTAACTCCCATATGGATCTCATAACCTTTTATCTCTTCACCATCTATGGGTCTCAGGATAGGGCCGTAACCATTGACTTTTTTTGTTACCTGGACAGTTCTCTTTTTATATTCTCCGAATCTGGTCCCTATGTCCAGAAGCCCCAGGCCTTCAAACTCGGCTTCGACTCCGTTCTCTACTCCGGAATCAAAGATAGTCCTGCCAAGCATCTGGTAACCGCCACAGATCCCGAAGATAGGGACTTTTCCTTTGAAAGCCTGAATTTTTTTGTCCATCCCGCTTGCCCTGAGGTCAAGAAGGTCATTAACAGTATTTTTCGTCCCAGGAATCATGATTGCATCAGGGTTTCCGAGTTCTTCGTTGATGTCCACATACCTAACTTTTACGAGCCCCTCAAGGGGTTCGAAGTCCGTAAAGTTTGAGATCCTTGGCAAGCGGATTACTGCAACCTCTATTTCTTTTTCTGCCTTTGAATCCTCTTTATCTCCGAGAGAGACCGAATCTTCGGAAGGGATGCGGAGCTTGAAATGAGGAAGGACCCCAAGCACAGGGATTCCGGTTTTATCCTCAAGCTGCTTGAGTCCGGGTCTCAGGATTTCTATGTCGCCCCTGAACTTGTTGATTATAAACCCTTTGACGTTTTTCCTTACATCTTCAGGCAGAAGGGCAATAGTGCCGTAAAGGCTTGCAAACACGCCTCCCCTTTCAATATCTCCTACAAGGATTATAGGAGCCTTTGTGAGCCTTGCAGTACCCACATTCACGATGTCCCTCTCATAAAGGTTGATTTCTGCAGCTCCCCCGGCTCCTTCCATAACAATAATGTCATGCTCTTTCCAGAGCCTTTCAAGGGCTCCTTTAAGCACTGCGTGCATCTCTTCAATGGAATCGTAATACTGGCCTGCACTTTTGTCAGCATAGGGCTCGCCCAGCAGGACTACCTGGGAAACGCAGTCCCCTTTTGGTTTCAGGAGAACAGGGTTCATATCTGCAGTGGGTTCAGTGCCTGCGGCTTTTGCCTGAATTGCCTGTGCAATCCCTATCTCCTTTCCGTCCTTTGTAATCCAGGAGTTCAGGCTCATATTCTGAGCCTTGAAAGGAGCAACCCTGTAGCTTCTGGACAGGATCCTGCATATGGCAGTTACGACTGAACTTTTTCCAACATGAGAGGCGGTTCCCAGGATCAATAGGCTTTTTTTCTCCATTTTTACCATACCTTCTGCGCAAACAGGCTTTTTATTATTCAAATACAAGTAATGGTTTTAACTGACAATTTATTAAAATCAAAGTAAGATTTTTGCTTCTGCAGATATAAATCAAGTAAACTTGTTTAAATTTAATAATTGTCATCTTATACTTCAACTAAAGAATAAATAGTTTCGGATTCATTGCAGCTTTTGTTTAGTTAATTTTAGAGAAATTTTGATTTTCTGCCTTTTTTCCTTTTCAATTTTTGTTTTCTTATATTTCTCCTTATCTTTGAGTTCAATTACATTTTATCACACATTTTTTACTATTTTACTATTCATTTACCATTTTACTATTCATTTACCATTTTACTATCCATTTACCATTTTACTATCCATTTACCATTTTACTATCCATTTACCATTTTACTATCCATTTACCATTTTTCCCGTACATTTTTTACCTTACTACGCTTTACTTCCTTACCTCTCTCACTTTTTTTGCTATAATTTTTCGATTTATCCGCAGCTTCCCGTATGAAAAAATGAATTTATCCGGCTACATTTCTTTTAAATAAGATCAAAACAATCTTTTTGTTATCGAATCGGGGAAAAAAGATCATGAAAGCCGTGCTTTTCTTACTTGTTTTACTTCTTCTTTCAGTAATTCCTGCTTCAGCAGCAGACTCTTCCAGGGTAGATGGAACAGGCTCAGCCCGCATAGACGAACTTTACAGCGATATAGAGTCCTTTGATGTGACATTTTATTCCTCTCAGGAGGAAGAGAACCTGACCCTTGAAATGTCTCTGGTGAAACCAGGTGTAAATGAAAAGGTCGTCAGTACACAGGAATTTTCAACTGGCAGTTTTCCTGCAAACACAAAAGTTACGAAAGCTGGCTTCTGGAATGTCAG
This window of the Methanosarcina mazei S-6 genome carries:
- a CDS encoding erythromycin esterase family protein — encoded protein: MLVFAHNNHLQRGKTQWQLGADLLAWWSVGSHLNEVFGPRYAVIGSAVGVSDANGIGQPGARYS
- a CDS encoding cobyric acid synthase, producing MEKKSLLILGTASHVGKSSVVTAICRILSRSYRVAPFKAQNMSLNSWITKDGKEIGIAQAIQAKAAGTEPTADMNPVLLKPKGDCVSQVVLLGEPYADKSAGQYYDSIEEMHAVLKGALERLWKEHDIIVMEGAGGAAEINLYERDIVNVGTARLTKAPIILVGDIERGGVFASLYGTIALLPEDVRKNVKGFIINKFRGDIEILRPGLKQLEDKTGIPVLGVLPHFKLRIPSEDSVSLGDKEDSKAEKEIEVAVIRLPRISNFTDFEPLEGLVKVRYVDINEELGNPDAIMIPGTKNTVNDLLDLRASGMDKKIQAFKGKVPIFGICGGYQMLGRTIFDSGVENGVEAEFEGLGLLDIGTRFGEYKKRTVQVTKKVNGYGPILRPIDGEEIKGYEIHMGVTDSNRTVFGDDGAIDEDGFVIGTYLHGLFDNRNIRNALVRYLYEKKGLEYEPDEAISENDAYEELANVVEQNIDMEKLFEIAGV